One segment of Hemicordylus capensis ecotype Gifberg chromosome 8, rHemCap1.1.pri, whole genome shotgun sequence DNA contains the following:
- the LOC128333594 gene encoding uncharacterized protein FLJ45252-like: protein MVNAEQGQDPSASGWFPLSKQQPEALDVNAQPRAELEFLVRDGPSSNSSFHSSEGEGTDHEGDLLDCSGSRPLLMDSEEEEEACKANPPHEEKGSIPQEGLSPQLPQSGMVQVPHNAFQLPLGEMFEEQDVFATAPFRSSRTFHEDLDIFTKAPFISKSHVVAKQLDDGDVFLRAPFTKKKSQEELVLPSVAKESPSPVAFLASTGAGQYGLNSAFQNLEVGVPGVPISQGPYSAASFAQPTRVLPHSIRANEGPDTIPPKDASRELGSVPNDILQGHALPQEPLLGSKASKPFRPQSLAKYSRHYSPERIPAVEVQPIAAYKVVSQTHKQAIAGSVSIASLSSRTKELPSSDPFASAPFPSKLGKQNP from the coding sequence ATGGTAAATGCTGAACAAGGTCAAGATCCTTCTGCTTCTGGTTGGTTCCCGCTAagcaagcagcagccagaggCACTGGATGTGAATGCCCAGCCCAGAGCGGAACTGGAGTTCTTGGTGCGGGATGGTCCTTCAAGCAACAGCTCTTTCCACAGCAGTGAGGGAGAAGGGACTGACCATGAGGGGGACCTCTTGGATTGCAGTGGGTCCAGACCTCTGCTCATGGActctgaagaagaggaggaggcttGCAAAGCAAACCCACCCCATGAGGAAAAAGGGAGCATTCCCCAAGAAGGCTTGAGCCCACAGCTTCCTCAGAGTGGGATGGTGCAGGTACCACACAATGCTTTCCAGCTGCCACTTGGAgaaatgtttgaggagcaagacGTCTTTGCCACAGCTCCTTTCCGAAGCTCCAGAACCTTCCACGAGGACCTGGACATCTTCACCAAAGCGCCCTTCATCTCCAAGAGCCACGTGGTTGCAAAGCAGCTGGATGACGGTGACGTGTTCCTGAGGGCCCCGTTCACGAAAAAGAAGAGCCAGGAAGAGCTGGTGCTGCCCAGCGTTGCTAAGGAATCTCCTAGCCCCGTGGCATTCTTAGCTTCAACTGGAGCTGGCCAGTATGGGCTTAACTCTGCGTTCCAGAACCTGGAGGTGGGAGTGCCTGGCGTGCCCATCTCCCAAGGCCCGTACTCTGCCGCCTCATTTGCCCAGCCAACCCGGGTTCTGCCGCATTCCATACGAGCAAATGAAGGTCCAGACACCATTCCTCCCAAAGACGCCTCAAGAGAGCTGGGCAGTGTTCCGAACGACATCCTCCAAGGACACGCCCTCCCACAAGAACCTCTCTTGGGTTCAAAGGCCAGCAAGCCGTTCCGTCCTCAGTCGTTGGCGAAATACTCGCGTCACTATAGTCCAGAAAGGATTCCGGCTGTGGAGGTCCAGCCCATCGCAGCTTACAAAGTGGTCtcccaaacccacaagcaagCAATTGCCGGGTCTGTTTCTATTGCCTCTCTTTCTTCCAGGACTAAGGAACTGCCCAGCTCTGACCCCTTTGCCTCTGCACCGTTCCCTTCTAAACTGGGAAAGCAGAATCCTTAA